A window of the Labrus mixtus chromosome 8, fLabMix1.1, whole genome shotgun sequence genome harbors these coding sequences:
- the LOC132978504 gene encoding uncharacterized protein LOC132978504, which yields MQLPLVWMMIVFFHTGSSEELVTPFREVMMAVDGENVTLSCNYSGSANYLYWYQQKSGSSPQHLIGGYSEKQGKLSTRHDKQSNEFHLEISSAALTDSAVYYCALRPTVTGNTTTLYKNLWREDNTILEHENNPHCIYRTINLLVLKTQINKMFILSPGISCKEVTPEKNEQYSLENSTVTLSYRYSQQTTAGDEFYWYQQYPGKQPQFIISHSGTGRLISDPVSGLSVTVREDKKHLDLQISSAALTDSAVYYCAVKPTVTGITTTLYKNLWREDNTILHNIH from the exons atgcagcttccTTTGGTTTGGATGATGATAGTATTCTTTCATACTG GATCCTCTGAGGAATTAGTGACACCATTCAGAGAGGTAATGATGGCTGTTGATGGAGAAAATGTGACTCTCTCCTGCAACTATTCAGGCTCTGCCAACTACCTCTACTGGTATCAGCAGAAATCAGGTTCATCTCCACAACATCTCATAGGAGGATATTCAGAGAAACAAGGGAAGTTGTCTACAAGACATGATAAACAATCTAATGAGTTTCATCTGgagatctcctctgctgcactgactgactctgctgtgtactactgtgctctgaggcccacagtgacaggaaacaccacaactctgtacaaaaacctctggagagaagacaacacaatactc GAGCATGAAAATAACCCACATTGTATCTACAGAACAATAAATCTtctagttttaaaaacacaaattaacaaAATGTTCATTCTTTCTCCAGGTATCAGCTGTAAAGAAGTCACTCCAGAGAAGAACGAACAGTACAGTTTAGAGAACAGTACTGTTACTCTGTCCTACAGATACtcacaacaaacaacagctgGAGATGAATTTTACTGGTATCAACAATATCCAGGAAAACAACCACAGTTCATCATCTCTCACTCAGGAACAGGACGACTTATATCAGATCCAGTCTCTGGACTGTCTGTTACAGTGAGAGAGGATAAAAAACATCTGGATCTacagatctcctctgctgcactgactgactctgctgtgtactactgtgctgtgaagcccacagtgacaggaatcaccacaactctgtacaaaaacctctggagagaagacaacacaatactccacaacatccactag